A section of the Mastomys coucha isolate ucsf_1 unplaced genomic scaffold, UCSF_Mcou_1 pScaffold15, whole genome shotgun sequence genome encodes:
- the Lrsam1 gene encoding E3 ubiquitin-protein ligase LRSAM1 isoform X1, producing the protein MPLFFRKRKPSEEARKRLEYQMCLAKEAGADDILDISKCELSEIPFGAFATCKVLQKKVLIVHTNHLTSLLPKSCSLLSLATIKVLDLHDNQLTALPDDMGQLTVLQVLNVERNQLTHLPRSIGNLLQLQTLNVKDNKLKELPDTLGELRSLRTLDISENEIQRLPQMLAHVRTLETLSLDALAMVYPPPEVCGAGTAAVQQFLCKELGLDYYPPSQYLLPVLEQDGAENCQDSPDGPTSRFSREEAEWQNRFSDYEKRKEQKMLEKLEFERRLDLGQREHAELLQQSHSLKDEILQTVKQEQTRLEQGLSERQRCLDAERQQLQEQLKQTEQSIASRIQRLLQDNERQKKSSEILKSLENERIRMEQLMSITQEETENLRQREIAAAMQQMLTESCKSRLVQMAYESQRQSLVQQACSSMAEMDKRFQQILSWQQMDQNKAISQILQESVMQKAAFEALQVKKDLMHRQIRNQIRLIETELLQLTQLELKRKALDTETLQEMVSEQRWALSTLLQQLLKEKKQREEELHGILAELEAKSETKQENYWLIQYQRLLNQKPLSLKLQEEGMERQLVALLVELSAEHYLPLFAHHRISLDMLSRMSPGDLAKVGVSEAGLQHEILRRAQDLLDVSRVQPELKPLKNEVLGVLEPHTAPQELPESVRPSAPPAELDMPTSECVVCLEREAQMVFLTCGHVCCCQQCCQPLRTCPLCRQEISQRLRIYHSS; encoded by the exons ATGCCCCTCTTCTTTCGGAAGCGGAAACCCAGTGAAGAGGCTCGAAAACGCCTGGAGTACCAGATGTGTCTG GCAAAAGAAGCTGGGGCAGATGACATTCTTGACATCTCTAAGTGTGAGCTCTCTGAG ATTCCATTTGGGGCTTTTGCAACGTGCAAAGTTCTACAGAAAAAG GTGTTGATTGTCCATACAAACCACCTCACCtccctgcttcccaagtcctgCAGCCTCTTGAGCCTTGCCACCATCAAG GTTCTGGATCTCCATGACAACCAGCTGACAGCCCTTCCTGATGACATGGGGCAGCTGACAGTCCTGCAG GTATTGAATGTGGAAAGGAATCAACTCACACATCTCCCTCGCTCTATTGGGAACCTGTTGCAGCTCCAGACCCTCAATGTAAAAG ACAACAAGCTGAAAGAGCTTCCTGACACCCTGGGGGAGCTGCGGAGCCTGCGTACCCTCGACATCAGTGAAAATGAGATTCAGAGACTTCCCCAGATGCTGGCACATGTGCGGACTCTGGAG ACGCTGAGTCTCGACGCCTTGGCAATGGTCTACCCCCCACCAGAGGTGTGTGGTGCTGGCACTGCGGCCGTGCAGCAGTTCCTCTGCAAAG agTTAGGACTGGACTATTACCCACCTTCTCAGTACCTGCTGCCAGTTCTAGAGCAAGATGGAGCAGAGAACTGCCAGGATAGCCCCGATGGACCCACAAGCAGGTTCTCCAGGGAAGAGGCTGAATGGCAG AATCGGTTCTCTGACTACGAGAAGCGAAAG GAGCAAAAGATGCTGGAGAAGCTGGAGTTCGAGCGGCGCCTGGACCTCGGGCAGCGGGAGCATGCTGAACTGCTGCAGCAGAGCCACAGCCTCAAGGACGAGATCCTGCAGACGGTCAAGCAG GAGCAGACACGGCTGGAGCAGGGCCTGAGTGAGCGCCAACGCTGCCTGGATGCAGAACGACAGCAGCTGCAGGAGCAGCTCAAGCAGACAGAGCAGAGTATCGCCAGCCGCATCCAGAGACTCCTGCAGGACAATGAGAG GCAAAAGAAGAGTTCTGAGATTCTGAAATCGCTAGAGAATGAGAG aataagaATGGAGCAGTTGATGTCCATTACCCAGGAGGAGACCGAGAACCTCAGGCAGCGTGAGATTGCCG CGGCCATGCAGCAGATGCTGACGGAGAGCTGTAAGAGCCGGCTCGTCCAGATGGCCTATGAGTCTCAGAGGCAGAGCCTGGTGCAGCAGGCCTGTTCCAG CATGGCTGAAATGGACAAGCGGTTCCAGCAGATTCTGTCATGGCAGCAGATGGATCAGAACAAAGCCATCAGCCAGATCCTTCAGGAG AGTGTGATGCAGAAGGCGGCATTCGAGGCACTCCAGGTAAAGAAAGACCTGATGCATCGGCAGATCAGGAACCAG ATTAGGCTAATAGAAACTGAGTTACTGCAgctgacacagctggagttaaaGAGGAAGGCCCTGGACACAGAGACGCTTCAG GAGATGGTCTCAGAGCAGCGCTGGGCACTCAGCACCCTGCTCCAGCAGCTCCTCAAAGAGAAGAAGCAGCGGGAAGAAGAGCTCCATGGTATCCTG GCAGAACTAGAGGCCAAGAGTGAAACGAAGCAGGAAAATTACTGGCTCATCCAGTACCAACGGCTTTTGAACCAGAAGCCTTTGTCCTTGAAGCTGCAG GAAGAAGGCATGGAGCGGCAGCTGGTGGCCCTGCTGGTGGAGCTGTCTGCTGAGCACTACCTGCCCCTCTTCGCCCACCACCGCATCTCACTGGACATGCTGAGCCGAATGAGCCCTGGAGATCTGGCTAAG GTGGGCGTCTCAGAAGCAGGCCTGCAACATGAGATCCTGCGGAGAGCCCAGGACCTGCTAGATGTGTCCAGGGTCCAGCCAG AGTTGAAACCACTCAAGAATGAGGTCCTTGGTGTCCTCGAGCCCCACACAGCTCCTCAGGAGCTTCCTGAGTCAGTGAGACCATCTGCCCCCCCAGCTGAACTGGATATGCCAACCTCAGAGTGTGTTGTGTGCCTGGAACGTGAG GCCCAGATGGTCTTCCTCACCTGTGGCCATGTCTGCTGCTGCCAGCAGTGCTGCCAGCCACTGCGCACCTGCCCACTGTGCCGCCAGGAGATCTCCCAGCGCCTCAGGATCTACCACAGCAGCTGA
- the Lrsam1 gene encoding E3 ubiquitin-protein ligase LRSAM1 isoform X2 produces MPLFFRKRKPSEEARKRLEYQMCLAKEAGADDILDISKCELSEIPFGAFATCKVLQKKVLIVHTNHLTSLLPKSCSLLSLATIKVLDLHDNQLTALPDDMGQLTVLQVLNVERNQLTHLPRSIGNLLQLQTLNVKDNKLKELPDTLGELRSLRTLDISENEIQRLPQMLAHVRTLETLSLDALAMVYPPPEVCGAGTAAVQQFLCKVLEQDGAENCQDSPDGPTSRFSREEAEWQNRFSDYEKRKEQKMLEKLEFERRLDLGQREHAELLQQSHSLKDEILQTVKQEQTRLEQGLSERQRCLDAERQQLQEQLKQTEQSIASRIQRLLQDNERQKKSSEILKSLENERIRMEQLMSITQEETENLRQREIAAAMQQMLTESCKSRLVQMAYESQRQSLVQQACSSMAEMDKRFQQILSWQQMDQNKAISQILQESVMQKAAFEALQVKKDLMHRQIRNQIRLIETELLQLTQLELKRKALDTETLQEMVSEQRWALSTLLQQLLKEKKQREEELHGILAELEAKSETKQENYWLIQYQRLLNQKPLSLKLQEEGMERQLVALLVELSAEHYLPLFAHHRISLDMLSRMSPGDLAKVGVSEAGLQHEILRRAQDLLDVSRVQPELKPLKNEVLGVLEPHTAPQELPESVRPSAPPAELDMPTSECVVCLEREAQMVFLTCGHVCCCQQCCQPLRTCPLCRQEISQRLRIYHSS; encoded by the exons ATGCCCCTCTTCTTTCGGAAGCGGAAACCCAGTGAAGAGGCTCGAAAACGCCTGGAGTACCAGATGTGTCTG GCAAAAGAAGCTGGGGCAGATGACATTCTTGACATCTCTAAGTGTGAGCTCTCTGAG ATTCCATTTGGGGCTTTTGCAACGTGCAAAGTTCTACAGAAAAAG GTGTTGATTGTCCATACAAACCACCTCACCtccctgcttcccaagtcctgCAGCCTCTTGAGCCTTGCCACCATCAAG GTTCTGGATCTCCATGACAACCAGCTGACAGCCCTTCCTGATGACATGGGGCAGCTGACAGTCCTGCAG GTATTGAATGTGGAAAGGAATCAACTCACACATCTCCCTCGCTCTATTGGGAACCTGTTGCAGCTCCAGACCCTCAATGTAAAAG ACAACAAGCTGAAAGAGCTTCCTGACACCCTGGGGGAGCTGCGGAGCCTGCGTACCCTCGACATCAGTGAAAATGAGATTCAGAGACTTCCCCAGATGCTGGCACATGTGCGGACTCTGGAG ACGCTGAGTCTCGACGCCTTGGCAATGGTCTACCCCCCACCAGAGGTGTGTGGTGCTGGCACTGCGGCCGTGCAGCAGTTCCTCTGCAAAG TTCTAGAGCAAGATGGAGCAGAGAACTGCCAGGATAGCCCCGATGGACCCACAAGCAGGTTCTCCAGGGAAGAGGCTGAATGGCAG AATCGGTTCTCTGACTACGAGAAGCGAAAG GAGCAAAAGATGCTGGAGAAGCTGGAGTTCGAGCGGCGCCTGGACCTCGGGCAGCGGGAGCATGCTGAACTGCTGCAGCAGAGCCACAGCCTCAAGGACGAGATCCTGCAGACGGTCAAGCAG GAGCAGACACGGCTGGAGCAGGGCCTGAGTGAGCGCCAACGCTGCCTGGATGCAGAACGACAGCAGCTGCAGGAGCAGCTCAAGCAGACAGAGCAGAGTATCGCCAGCCGCATCCAGAGACTCCTGCAGGACAATGAGAG GCAAAAGAAGAGTTCTGAGATTCTGAAATCGCTAGAGAATGAGAG aataagaATGGAGCAGTTGATGTCCATTACCCAGGAGGAGACCGAGAACCTCAGGCAGCGTGAGATTGCCG CGGCCATGCAGCAGATGCTGACGGAGAGCTGTAAGAGCCGGCTCGTCCAGATGGCCTATGAGTCTCAGAGGCAGAGCCTGGTGCAGCAGGCCTGTTCCAG CATGGCTGAAATGGACAAGCGGTTCCAGCAGATTCTGTCATGGCAGCAGATGGATCAGAACAAAGCCATCAGCCAGATCCTTCAGGAG AGTGTGATGCAGAAGGCGGCATTCGAGGCACTCCAGGTAAAGAAAGACCTGATGCATCGGCAGATCAGGAACCAG ATTAGGCTAATAGAAACTGAGTTACTGCAgctgacacagctggagttaaaGAGGAAGGCCCTGGACACAGAGACGCTTCAG GAGATGGTCTCAGAGCAGCGCTGGGCACTCAGCACCCTGCTCCAGCAGCTCCTCAAAGAGAAGAAGCAGCGGGAAGAAGAGCTCCATGGTATCCTG GCAGAACTAGAGGCCAAGAGTGAAACGAAGCAGGAAAATTACTGGCTCATCCAGTACCAACGGCTTTTGAACCAGAAGCCTTTGTCCTTGAAGCTGCAG GAAGAAGGCATGGAGCGGCAGCTGGTGGCCCTGCTGGTGGAGCTGTCTGCTGAGCACTACCTGCCCCTCTTCGCCCACCACCGCATCTCACTGGACATGCTGAGCCGAATGAGCCCTGGAGATCTGGCTAAG GTGGGCGTCTCAGAAGCAGGCCTGCAACATGAGATCCTGCGGAGAGCCCAGGACCTGCTAGATGTGTCCAGGGTCCAGCCAG AGTTGAAACCACTCAAGAATGAGGTCCTTGGTGTCCTCGAGCCCCACACAGCTCCTCAGGAGCTTCCTGAGTCAGTGAGACCATCTGCCCCCCCAGCTGAACTGGATATGCCAACCTCAGAGTGTGTTGTGTGCCTGGAACGTGAG GCCCAGATGGTCTTCCTCACCTGTGGCCATGTCTGCTGCTGCCAGCAGTGCTGCCAGCCACTGCGCACCTGCCCACTGTGCCGCCAGGAGATCTCCCAGCGCCTCAGGATCTACCACAGCAGCTGA
- the Lrsam1 gene encoding E3 ubiquitin-protein ligase LRSAM1 isoform X4 has product MPLFFRKRKPSEEARKRLEYQMCLAKEAGADDILDISKCELSEIPFGAFATCKVLQKKVLIVHTNHLTSLLPKSCSLLSLATIKVLDLHDNQLTALPDDMGQLTVLQVLNVERNQLTHLPRSIGNLLQLQTLNVKDNKLKELPDTLGELRSLRTLDISENEIQRLPQMLAHVRTLETLSLDALAMVYPPPEVCGAGTAAVQQFLCKELGLDYYPPSQYLLPVLEQDGAENCQDSPDGPTSRFSREEAEWQNRFSDYEKRKEQKMLEKLEFERRLDLGQREHAELLQQSHSLKDEILQTVKQEQTRLEQGLSERQRCLDAERQQLQEQLKQTEQSIASRIQRLLQDNERQKKSSEILKSLENERIRMEQLMSITQEETENLRQREIAAAMQQMLTESCKSRLVQMAYESQRQSLVQQACSSMAEMDKRFQQILSWQQMDQNKAISQILQESVMQKAAFEALQVKKDLMHRQIRNQEMVSEQRWALSTLLQQLLKEKKQREEELHGILAELEAKSETKQENYWLIQYQRLLNQKPLSLKLQEEGMERQLVALLVELSAEHYLPLFAHHRISLDMLSRMSPGDLAKVGVSEAGLQHEILRRAQDLLDVSRVQPELKPLKNEVLGVLEPHTAPQELPESVRPSAPPAELDMPTSECVVCLEREAQMVFLTCGHVCCCQQCCQPLRTCPLCRQEISQRLRIYHSS; this is encoded by the exons ATGCCCCTCTTCTTTCGGAAGCGGAAACCCAGTGAAGAGGCTCGAAAACGCCTGGAGTACCAGATGTGTCTG GCAAAAGAAGCTGGGGCAGATGACATTCTTGACATCTCTAAGTGTGAGCTCTCTGAG ATTCCATTTGGGGCTTTTGCAACGTGCAAAGTTCTACAGAAAAAG GTGTTGATTGTCCATACAAACCACCTCACCtccctgcttcccaagtcctgCAGCCTCTTGAGCCTTGCCACCATCAAG GTTCTGGATCTCCATGACAACCAGCTGACAGCCCTTCCTGATGACATGGGGCAGCTGACAGTCCTGCAG GTATTGAATGTGGAAAGGAATCAACTCACACATCTCCCTCGCTCTATTGGGAACCTGTTGCAGCTCCAGACCCTCAATGTAAAAG ACAACAAGCTGAAAGAGCTTCCTGACACCCTGGGGGAGCTGCGGAGCCTGCGTACCCTCGACATCAGTGAAAATGAGATTCAGAGACTTCCCCAGATGCTGGCACATGTGCGGACTCTGGAG ACGCTGAGTCTCGACGCCTTGGCAATGGTCTACCCCCCACCAGAGGTGTGTGGTGCTGGCACTGCGGCCGTGCAGCAGTTCCTCTGCAAAG agTTAGGACTGGACTATTACCCACCTTCTCAGTACCTGCTGCCAGTTCTAGAGCAAGATGGAGCAGAGAACTGCCAGGATAGCCCCGATGGACCCACAAGCAGGTTCTCCAGGGAAGAGGCTGAATGGCAG AATCGGTTCTCTGACTACGAGAAGCGAAAG GAGCAAAAGATGCTGGAGAAGCTGGAGTTCGAGCGGCGCCTGGACCTCGGGCAGCGGGAGCATGCTGAACTGCTGCAGCAGAGCCACAGCCTCAAGGACGAGATCCTGCAGACGGTCAAGCAG GAGCAGACACGGCTGGAGCAGGGCCTGAGTGAGCGCCAACGCTGCCTGGATGCAGAACGACAGCAGCTGCAGGAGCAGCTCAAGCAGACAGAGCAGAGTATCGCCAGCCGCATCCAGAGACTCCTGCAGGACAATGAGAG GCAAAAGAAGAGTTCTGAGATTCTGAAATCGCTAGAGAATGAGAG aataagaATGGAGCAGTTGATGTCCATTACCCAGGAGGAGACCGAGAACCTCAGGCAGCGTGAGATTGCCG CGGCCATGCAGCAGATGCTGACGGAGAGCTGTAAGAGCCGGCTCGTCCAGATGGCCTATGAGTCTCAGAGGCAGAGCCTGGTGCAGCAGGCCTGTTCCAG CATGGCTGAAATGGACAAGCGGTTCCAGCAGATTCTGTCATGGCAGCAGATGGATCAGAACAAAGCCATCAGCCAGATCCTTCAGGAG AGTGTGATGCAGAAGGCGGCATTCGAGGCACTCCAGGTAAAGAAAGACCTGATGCATCGGCAGATCAGGAACCAG GAGATGGTCTCAGAGCAGCGCTGGGCACTCAGCACCCTGCTCCAGCAGCTCCTCAAAGAGAAGAAGCAGCGGGAAGAAGAGCTCCATGGTATCCTG GCAGAACTAGAGGCCAAGAGTGAAACGAAGCAGGAAAATTACTGGCTCATCCAGTACCAACGGCTTTTGAACCAGAAGCCTTTGTCCTTGAAGCTGCAG GAAGAAGGCATGGAGCGGCAGCTGGTGGCCCTGCTGGTGGAGCTGTCTGCTGAGCACTACCTGCCCCTCTTCGCCCACCACCGCATCTCACTGGACATGCTGAGCCGAATGAGCCCTGGAGATCTGGCTAAG GTGGGCGTCTCAGAAGCAGGCCTGCAACATGAGATCCTGCGGAGAGCCCAGGACCTGCTAGATGTGTCCAGGGTCCAGCCAG AGTTGAAACCACTCAAGAATGAGGTCCTTGGTGTCCTCGAGCCCCACACAGCTCCTCAGGAGCTTCCTGAGTCAGTGAGACCATCTGCCCCCCCAGCTGAACTGGATATGCCAACCTCAGAGTGTGTTGTGTGCCTGGAACGTGAG GCCCAGATGGTCTTCCTCACCTGTGGCCATGTCTGCTGCTGCCAGCAGTGCTGCCAGCCACTGCGCACCTGCCCACTGTGCCGCCAGGAGATCTCCCAGCGCCTCAGGATCTACCACAGCAGCTGA
- the Lrsam1 gene encoding E3 ubiquitin-protein ligase LRSAM1 isoform X3 has translation MPLFFRKRKPSEEARKRLEYQMCLIPFGAFATCKVLQKKVLIVHTNHLTSLLPKSCSLLSLATIKVLDLHDNQLTALPDDMGQLTVLQVLNVERNQLTHLPRSIGNLLQLQTLNVKDNKLKELPDTLGELRSLRTLDISENEIQRLPQMLAHVRTLETLSLDALAMVYPPPEVCGAGTAAVQQFLCKELGLDYYPPSQYLLPVLEQDGAENCQDSPDGPTSRFSREEAEWQNRFSDYEKRKEQKMLEKLEFERRLDLGQREHAELLQQSHSLKDEILQTVKQEQTRLEQGLSERQRCLDAERQQLQEQLKQTEQSIASRIQRLLQDNERQKKSSEILKSLENERIRMEQLMSITQEETENLRQREIAAAMQQMLTESCKSRLVQMAYESQRQSLVQQACSSMAEMDKRFQQILSWQQMDQNKAISQILQESVMQKAAFEALQVKKDLMHRQIRNQIRLIETELLQLTQLELKRKALDTETLQEMVSEQRWALSTLLQQLLKEKKQREEELHGILAELEAKSETKQENYWLIQYQRLLNQKPLSLKLQEEGMERQLVALLVELSAEHYLPLFAHHRISLDMLSRMSPGDLAKVGVSEAGLQHEILRRAQDLLDVSRVQPELKPLKNEVLGVLEPHTAPQELPESVRPSAPPAELDMPTSECVVCLEREAQMVFLTCGHVCCCQQCCQPLRTCPLCRQEISQRLRIYHSS, from the exons ATGCCCCTCTTCTTTCGGAAGCGGAAACCCAGTGAAGAGGCTCGAAAACGCCTGGAGTACCAGATGTGTCTG ATTCCATTTGGGGCTTTTGCAACGTGCAAAGTTCTACAGAAAAAG GTGTTGATTGTCCATACAAACCACCTCACCtccctgcttcccaagtcctgCAGCCTCTTGAGCCTTGCCACCATCAAG GTTCTGGATCTCCATGACAACCAGCTGACAGCCCTTCCTGATGACATGGGGCAGCTGACAGTCCTGCAG GTATTGAATGTGGAAAGGAATCAACTCACACATCTCCCTCGCTCTATTGGGAACCTGTTGCAGCTCCAGACCCTCAATGTAAAAG ACAACAAGCTGAAAGAGCTTCCTGACACCCTGGGGGAGCTGCGGAGCCTGCGTACCCTCGACATCAGTGAAAATGAGATTCAGAGACTTCCCCAGATGCTGGCACATGTGCGGACTCTGGAG ACGCTGAGTCTCGACGCCTTGGCAATGGTCTACCCCCCACCAGAGGTGTGTGGTGCTGGCACTGCGGCCGTGCAGCAGTTCCTCTGCAAAG agTTAGGACTGGACTATTACCCACCTTCTCAGTACCTGCTGCCAGTTCTAGAGCAAGATGGAGCAGAGAACTGCCAGGATAGCCCCGATGGACCCACAAGCAGGTTCTCCAGGGAAGAGGCTGAATGGCAG AATCGGTTCTCTGACTACGAGAAGCGAAAG GAGCAAAAGATGCTGGAGAAGCTGGAGTTCGAGCGGCGCCTGGACCTCGGGCAGCGGGAGCATGCTGAACTGCTGCAGCAGAGCCACAGCCTCAAGGACGAGATCCTGCAGACGGTCAAGCAG GAGCAGACACGGCTGGAGCAGGGCCTGAGTGAGCGCCAACGCTGCCTGGATGCAGAACGACAGCAGCTGCAGGAGCAGCTCAAGCAGACAGAGCAGAGTATCGCCAGCCGCATCCAGAGACTCCTGCAGGACAATGAGAG GCAAAAGAAGAGTTCTGAGATTCTGAAATCGCTAGAGAATGAGAG aataagaATGGAGCAGTTGATGTCCATTACCCAGGAGGAGACCGAGAACCTCAGGCAGCGTGAGATTGCCG CGGCCATGCAGCAGATGCTGACGGAGAGCTGTAAGAGCCGGCTCGTCCAGATGGCCTATGAGTCTCAGAGGCAGAGCCTGGTGCAGCAGGCCTGTTCCAG CATGGCTGAAATGGACAAGCGGTTCCAGCAGATTCTGTCATGGCAGCAGATGGATCAGAACAAAGCCATCAGCCAGATCCTTCAGGAG AGTGTGATGCAGAAGGCGGCATTCGAGGCACTCCAGGTAAAGAAAGACCTGATGCATCGGCAGATCAGGAACCAG ATTAGGCTAATAGAAACTGAGTTACTGCAgctgacacagctggagttaaaGAGGAAGGCCCTGGACACAGAGACGCTTCAG GAGATGGTCTCAGAGCAGCGCTGGGCACTCAGCACCCTGCTCCAGCAGCTCCTCAAAGAGAAGAAGCAGCGGGAAGAAGAGCTCCATGGTATCCTG GCAGAACTAGAGGCCAAGAGTGAAACGAAGCAGGAAAATTACTGGCTCATCCAGTACCAACGGCTTTTGAACCAGAAGCCTTTGTCCTTGAAGCTGCAG GAAGAAGGCATGGAGCGGCAGCTGGTGGCCCTGCTGGTGGAGCTGTCTGCTGAGCACTACCTGCCCCTCTTCGCCCACCACCGCATCTCACTGGACATGCTGAGCCGAATGAGCCCTGGAGATCTGGCTAAG GTGGGCGTCTCAGAAGCAGGCCTGCAACATGAGATCCTGCGGAGAGCCCAGGACCTGCTAGATGTGTCCAGGGTCCAGCCAG AGTTGAAACCACTCAAGAATGAGGTCCTTGGTGTCCTCGAGCCCCACACAGCTCCTCAGGAGCTTCCTGAGTCAGTGAGACCATCTGCCCCCCCAGCTGAACTGGATATGCCAACCTCAGAGTGTGTTGTGTGCCTGGAACGTGAG GCCCAGATGGTCTTCCTCACCTGTGGCCATGTCTGCTGCTGCCAGCAGTGCTGCCAGCCACTGCGCACCTGCCCACTGTGCCGCCAGGAGATCTCCCAGCGCCTCAGGATCTACCACAGCAGCTGA
- the Rpl12 gene encoding 60S ribosomal protein L12, translating to MPPKFDPNEIKVVYLRCTGGEVGATSALAPKIGPLGLSPKKVGDDIAKATGDWKGLRITVKLTIQNRQAQIEVVPSASALIIKALKEPPRDRKKQKNIKHSGNITFDEIVSIARQMRHRSLARELSGTIKEILGTAQSVGCNVDGRHPHDIIDDINSGAVECPAS from the exons ATGCCGCCCAAGTTCGACCCCAACGAGATCAAAGTTG TGTACTTGAGGTGCACCGGAGGCGAGGTCGGCGCCACATCCGCCTTGGCCCCTAAAATCGGTCCTCTGGGTCTG TCTCCAAAGAAAGTTGGTGATGACATTGCCAAGGCCACCGGTGACTGGAAAGGTCTCAGAATTACAGTGAAACTGACCATCCAGAACAGACAGGCCCAG ATTGAGGTGGTGCCGTCTGCCTCCGCCCTGATCATCAAGGCCCTCAAAGAGCCACCAAGGGACCggaagaagcagaagaaca ttAAACACAGTGGAAATATTACTTTTGATGAGATTGTCAGCATTGCCCGGCAGATGAGACACCGGTCTTTGGCCAGAGAACTTTCTG GAACCATCAAGGAGATCCTGGGTACTGCACAGTCTGTAGGCTGCAATGTAGATGGCCGCCACCCTCATGACATCATAGATGACATCAACAGTGGTGCAGTGGAGTGCCCAGCT AGTTAA